The segment TATCCGATTTTTAGTGATTTTTCATCCATGATTCTACAGTCTAGTAATTTATCGCTCAATTCTGTATTGTTTTCATTCAACAACATATCTGAAATAAATTCTAATGATATTGGAAGTCCATTTAGTTTAGATTTTTTTAATCCATTTTCTATTTCTTTTATACAAGATTTATCTGGAATTTTTCTAAATTTAGATTCTCCTACGATTATTTTTACAGGATTAGAATTTAAGTCAAAAAGTAATACATCATCGCCTTTCATAGACTGTTCTTTATTTGGATTATATCTCAATCTGTATATGAAACTTTTTGTTTTTGTTGTTTCTTGTAGGTATTCATTCAAAAAAATTTCTGCAAAATTTCCTTTCTTAGTTTTATCACTTTTGGGATAAATAGAAATGTCTCTATTAATATTTTTTATCTTTAATTCTTTTAAATCTTTTTTAGTACGTTCAATTTTTTGTTCATTTGCATGATATTTTGGAATTATTTCTTTCATATATTCTCTAAAAACATCATTCTCTTTTTCTATTAATACTCTATGTTCAATTCCGTTTTTCGTTTTGTTATCAAAAAAGTCAAGTATATTTTTATTAAGACAATGTTTTCCCACTATTTTCATTTTCTCACCTATTTCACATATTTTATCTTTATTTTTAAATTTATAATAAAAATTTTACAATATTAATTTAATTTAAACAGTTTTTATATTTTTGTAATTTTAATTTTCTTAATTTTATAAACCTTCTAAATAAATTTAATTTATATTATTTTTAGCATATTTTTTTAAAAAAATCAATCATCTTGTTTTTTCCCCCATAATATGTTATTCTATAATCACGAAAATTAAAAAAATTCATAGCAGAAAAATATATAAAATAAGGAGAAAAATCAATAATGTTTAATAATTTAGGAGACAGATTTAAGGATATATTTAAAAAAGTCAGTGGACAGGGGAAATTGACTGAGAGCAATATGAAGGATGCTTTGAGGGAAGTGAGGCTGGCACTGCTTGAGGCGGATGTAAATTATAGCGTGGCTAAGAACTTTGTGGCAAAGATTCGGGAAAAGGCGTTGGGAGAGCAGGTTATTAGCGGGGTTAATCCTACGCAGCAATTTGTTAAGATTGTAAATGATGAGCTGGTGGAGGTACTTGGAGGTTCAAATGTTTCAATTGTCAAGGCTGATAAAAATCCTACTGTTGTAATGCTTTCTGGGCTTCAGGGGGCTGGAAAGACTACGTTTGCCGGGAAATTGGCAAAGCATCTGAAATCTAAAGGGGAAAAGCCGTTTCTGATTGGAGCGGATGTTTACAGACCTGCTGCGAAAAAGCAATTGAAGGTATTAGGAGAGCAGGTGAAAGTTCCTGTATTTACGATTGATGAAAGTACAGATGCATTGGAAATTGTAAAACAGGGAATTGAGGCTTCAAAGGTGGAACATGCGACTTATGTGATTATTGACACGGCGGGAAGACTGCATATTGATGAGCAGCTTATGAATGAACTGCAAGATATAAAGGACAGCTTTAAT is part of the Leptotrichia trevisanii DSM 22070 genome and harbors:
- a CDS encoding Hachiman antiphage defense system protein HamA, producing MKIVGKHCLNKNILDFFDNKTKNGIEHRVLIEKENDVFREYMKEIIPKYHANEQKIERTKKDLKELKIKNINRDISIYPKSDKTKKGNFAEIFLNEYLQETTKTKSFIYRLRYNPNKEQSMKGDDVLLFDLNSNPVKIIVGESKFRKIPDKSCIKEIENGLKKSKLNGLPISLEFISDMLLNENNTELSDKLLDCRIMDEKSLKIGYIGFLMSNKKAKDCVNKNVCENFENFEMISMNLETPDEIVSEIFEELEDDLYE